A portion of the Pseudomonas protegens CHA0 genome contains these proteins:
- the recD gene encoding exodeoxyribonuclease V subunit alpha, which yields MTQDLFDALDQAPQPAFDLAPLSRADDLLLLLERWVERGWLRSLDRAFVGFLHELDPGCDPLVLMAAALTSHQLGHGHVCLDLFETLKEPDFALSLPPEGDAQNGAPALPSQVLMGLEGAHWCKVLAGSRLVALAADHAESSRQRPLVLSGKRLYLRRYWAYERRIDNALHQRLALAEATPENLAARLDGLFGPAKAAGPVDWQKLACALATRGAFSIITGGPGTGKTTTVVRLLALLQGPAVEARKPLRIRLAAPTGKAAARLTESISLQVRSLAVPDEVREMIPSEVTTVHRLLGNRPGTRHFRHHAGNRLPLDVLVVDEASMIDLEMMANLLDALPIHARLVLLGDKDQLASVEAGAVLGDLCRDAEAGWYNPQTRAWLEAVSGENLGASGLQEDSAHQHPLAQQVVMLRHSRRFGEGSGIGQLARWVNQQQADEARRLLAARSHADLYGLSLKGEQDRALERLLLEGHGEGPQGYRHYLNVLRSQRPPPGTPLEDRRWTDWARHVLQAFDRFQLLCAVRKGPWGVEGLNLRITQALFKARLIDSDQQWYEGRPVLMTRNDYGLGLMNGDIGIALKLPEQEGSEAGRQVLRVAFPRNDGQGGVRLVLPSRLNDVETVYAMTVHKSQGSEFAHTALILPDALNPVLTKELIYTGITRAKDWFSLIEPRAGVFEEAVRRKVKRLSGLMLELD from the coding sequence ATGACCCAGGACCTGTTCGATGCACTGGACCAGGCGCCGCAACCGGCCTTCGACCTGGCGCCCCTGAGCCGCGCCGACGACTTGCTGCTGTTGCTTGAACGCTGGGTCGAGCGCGGCTGGCTGCGTTCCCTGGACCGGGCCTTTGTCGGCTTCCTGCATGAGCTGGACCCGGGCTGTGATCCGCTGGTACTGATGGCCGCGGCCCTGACCAGCCATCAGCTGGGGCACGGGCATGTCTGCCTGGACCTGTTCGAAACCCTCAAGGAGCCGGACTTCGCCCTGTCGCTGCCGCCCGAAGGCGACGCACAAAACGGCGCACCGGCGCTGCCGTCCCAGGTGTTGATGGGGCTTGAAGGGGCGCACTGGTGCAAGGTCCTGGCCGGCAGCCGCCTGGTGGCCCTGGCGGCGGATCATGCCGAGTCTTCCCGGCAGCGGCCGCTGGTGCTGTCCGGCAAGCGCCTGTACCTGCGCCGCTACTGGGCCTATGAGCGGCGTATCGACAACGCCTTGCACCAGCGCCTGGCCTTGGCCGAGGCCACCCCGGAAAACCTCGCGGCGCGCCTCGACGGGCTGTTCGGCCCGGCCAAGGCGGCGGGGCCCGTCGACTGGCAGAAACTCGCCTGTGCCCTGGCCACCCGGGGCGCCTTCAGCATCATCACCGGCGGCCCCGGCACCGGCAAGACCACCACCGTGGTGCGCCTGCTGGCCTTGCTCCAGGGCCCGGCGGTGGAAGCACGCAAGCCGCTGCGCATTCGCCTGGCGGCGCCTACCGGCAAGGCCGCGGCGCGCCTGACCGAGTCCATCAGCTTGCAGGTGCGTTCCCTCGCGGTGCCCGATGAGGTGCGGGAAATGATCCCCAGCGAGGTGACCACCGTGCACCGCTTGCTGGGCAATCGCCCGGGCACCCGGCATTTCCGCCATCACGCCGGCAACCGCTTGCCCCTGGATGTCCTGGTGGTGGACGAAGCCTCGATGATCGACCTGGAAATGATGGCCAACCTGCTGGACGCCTTGCCCATCCATGCACGCCTGGTGTTGCTGGGGGACAAGGACCAACTGGCCTCGGTGGAAGCCGGCGCCGTGCTCGGCGACCTGTGCCGTGACGCCGAGGCCGGTTGGTACAACCCGCAGACCCGGGCCTGGCTGGAGGCGGTCAGTGGCGAGAACCTGGGAGCCAGCGGCCTGCAGGAAGACAGCGCCCACCAGCATCCCCTGGCGCAGCAGGTGGTGATGCTGCGCCATTCCCGGCGTTTCGGCGAAGGCAGCGGCATCGGCCAGCTGGCGCGTTGGGTCAACCAGCAGCAGGCCGATGAAGCCCGGCGCCTGCTGGCGGCTCGCAGCCATGCCGACCTGTATGGCCTGAGCCTCAAGGGCGAGCAGGATCGGGCCCTGGAGCGGCTGCTGCTGGAGGGCCATGGCGAGGGGCCGCAAGGCTACCGCCACTACCTGAATGTACTGCGCAGCCAGCGCCCGCCGCCGGGTACGCCTCTGGAGGATCGGCGCTGGACCGACTGGGCGCGCCATGTCCTGCAGGCCTTTGATCGCTTCCAATTGCTGTGCGCGGTGCGCAAGGGCCCCTGGGGTGTCGAAGGCCTGAACCTGCGGATCACCCAGGCGCTGTTCAAGGCCCGGCTGATCGACAGTGACCAGCAATGGTACGAGGGCCGCCCGGTGCTGATGACCCGCAACGATTACGGCCTGGGCCTGATGAACGGTGATATCGGCATCGCCCTGAAACTGCCGGAGCAGGAAGGCTCGGAGGCGGGGCGTCAGGTGCTGCGCGTCGCCTTTCCGCGCAACGATGGCCAGGGCGGGGTGCGGTTGGTGCTGCCAAGCCGGCTCAATGACGTGGAAACCGTTTACGCCATGACTGTGCATAAGTCCCAGGGCTCGGAGTTCGCCCACACCGCGTTGATCCTGCCCGACGCTTTGAACCCGGTGCTGACCAAGGAGCTGATCTACACCGGTATCACCCGGGCCAAGGACTGGTTCAGCCTGATCGAGCCCCGTGCCGGAGTGTTCGAAGAGGCTGTTCGGCGCAAGGTCAAGCGTCTGAGCGGGTTGATGCTGGAGTTGGACTGA
- a CDS encoding LysR family transcriptional regulator: MQKNITSLSTLNWDDLKFFLEVARTRKASSAAKRLAVDYTTVSRRIGSLETALGTLLFEKSRTNGFVLTAEGQRLLGYAESIESTLHMACEQVSGSGVALSGHVRMGCTEGFGSFFVTPQLSHFLDAYPAISVDILPLPHFISLSKREADIVIALERPEHGPYVCCKLCDYRLQLYATQEYLDRHPPIRRPGDLSEHQFISYVDDLAFSSELLYLANVVPGASANLRSTSVIAQYVAAQQGRSLAILPCFLAAQDPRLLPVLPKEINLTRQFWMYCREDLRKLKRITLLWDYIREVTEQNRPLLMGESRSMRFAAP, from the coding sequence ATGCAAAAAAACATCACCTCGTTAAGCACCCTGAACTGGGACGACCTGAAGTTTTTCCTCGAAGTGGCGCGCACTCGCAAGGCCAGCAGCGCGGCCAAGCGCCTGGCGGTGGACTACACCACGGTGTCGCGGCGCATCGGGTCCCTGGAAACCGCCCTGGGCACCTTGCTGTTCGAAAAATCCCGCACCAACGGCTTTGTCCTCACCGCCGAGGGTCAGCGCCTGCTGGGTTATGCGGAGTCCATCGAAAGCACCCTGCACATGGCGTGCGAGCAGGTCTCGGGCTCCGGAGTGGCGTTGTCCGGCCATGTGCGCATGGGCTGCACCGAGGGCTTCGGCAGCTTCTTCGTCACCCCGCAACTGAGCCATTTCCTCGACGCCTACCCGGCGATCTCGGTGGATATCCTGCCGCTGCCGCACTTCATCAGCCTGTCCAAGCGTGAGGCGGATATCGTCATCGCCCTGGAACGCCCGGAGCACGGCCCCTATGTGTGCTGCAAGCTGTGCGACTACCGCCTGCAGCTGTACGCCACCCAGGAATACCTCGACCGCCACCCGCCGATCCGCCGCCCCGGCGACCTGAGCGAGCATCAATTCATCAGCTATGTGGATGACCTGGCCTTCAGTTCCGAGCTGCTGTACCTGGCCAATGTGGTGCCCGGTGCCAGCGCCAACCTGCGCAGCACCAGCGTGATTGCCCAGTACGTGGCAGCGCAGCAGGGCCGCTCGCTGGCGATCCTGCCGTGCTTCCTGGCGGCCCAGGACCCGCGCCTGCTGCCAGTGCTGCCCAAGGAAATCAACCTGACCCGGCAATTCTGGATGTACTGCCGGGAGGATCTCAGGAAGTTGAAGCGGATCACCCTGTTATGGGATTACATCCGCGAGGTGACCGAGCAGAATCGGCCGCTGCTCATGGGCGAGAGTCGCAGCATGCGCTTCGCCGCCCCCTGA
- a CDS encoding OmpA family protein, with amino-acid sequence MTQRSVRLFSTLVFMALLALAGCQSVPPKGLTPKQIAVLKQEGFELTDEGWAFGLSGKVLFGSDVETLNQASTEIVQRIGKALLSVDIQKVRVDGHTDASGKEAYNVQLSVRRAKSVVKVLTQVGMREENIQLRGLGSSEPVASNSTVAGRTENRRVSIVVIAD; translated from the coding sequence ATGACGCAACGTTCGGTTCGACTGTTCAGCACTCTGGTGTTCATGGCCCTGCTGGCCCTGGCCGGCTGTCAGAGCGTGCCGCCCAAAGGTCTGACCCCGAAACAGATCGCGGTTCTGAAACAGGAGGGCTTCGAACTGACGGATGAAGGCTGGGCCTTTGGCCTGTCGGGCAAGGTGCTGTTTGGCAGCGATGTGGAAACCCTGAACCAGGCCAGCACCGAGATCGTCCAGCGCATCGGCAAGGCGCTGCTCAGCGTCGATATCCAGAAGGTCCGGGTCGACGGTCACACCGACGCGTCGGGCAAGGAGGCCTACAACGTGCAACTGTCCGTGCGCCGGGCCAAGAGCGTGGTCAAGGTGTTGACCCAGGTTGGCATGCGTGAAGAAAACATCCAGCTGCGCGGCCTGGGCAGCAGCGAGCCGGTGGCCTCCAACAGCACCGTGGCCGGGCGTACCGAGAACCGTCGGGTGTCGATCGTGGTGATCGCCGACTGA
- a CDS encoding CoA-acylating methylmalonate-semialdehyde dehydrogenase: protein MNASLKPDGTTLQQVKLLIDGEWVQSQSQEWHDIVNPATQEVLAKVPFATAAEVDAAIAAAQRAFQTWKLTPIGARMRIMLKLQALIREHSKRIALVLSAEQGKTIADAEGDIFRGLEVVEHACSIGTLQMGEFAENVAGGVDTYTLRQPIGVCAGITPFNFPAMIPLWMFPMAIACGNTFVLKPSEQDPLSTMLLVELAVEAGVPAGVLNVVHGGKDVVDALCTHKDIKAVSFVGSTAVGTHVYDLAGKHGKRVQSMMGAKNHAVVLPDANREQTLNALVGAGFGAAGQRCMATSVVVLVGASKQWLPDLKALAQKLKVNAGSEPGTDVGPVVSKRAKARILELIESGVKEGAKLELDGRDIKVPGYEQGNFIGPTLFSGVTTDMQIYTQEIFGPVLVVLEVDTLDQAIALVNANPFGNGTGLFTQSGAAARKFQSEIDVGQVGINIPIPVPVPFFSFTGSRGSKLGDLGPYGKQVVQFYTQTKTVTSRWFDDDSVNDGVNTTISLR from the coding sequence ATGAACGCATCCCTCAAGCCCGACGGCACCACCCTGCAACAGGTCAAACTGCTGATCGACGGTGAATGGGTCCAGTCCCAGAGCCAGGAATGGCATGACATCGTCAACCCGGCGACCCAGGAAGTACTGGCCAAGGTGCCCTTTGCCACTGCCGCTGAAGTCGACGCCGCGATCGCCGCTGCCCAGCGCGCCTTCCAGACCTGGAAACTGACCCCGATCGGCGCGCGGATGCGCATCATGCTCAAGCTCCAGGCCCTGATCCGCGAGCACTCCAAACGCATTGCCCTGGTCCTCAGCGCTGAGCAGGGCAAGACCATCGCCGACGCCGAGGGCGACATCTTCCGCGGCCTGGAAGTGGTGGAGCATGCCTGCTCCATCGGCACCCTGCAGATGGGCGAATTCGCCGAAAACGTCGCCGGCGGCGTGGACACTTACACCCTGCGCCAGCCGATCGGCGTGTGCGCCGGGATCACCCCGTTCAATTTCCCGGCAATGATTCCGCTGTGGATGTTCCCGATGGCCATCGCCTGCGGCAACACCTTCGTCCTCAAGCCTTCCGAGCAGGACCCGCTGTCCACCATGCTGCTGGTGGAGCTGGCGGTGGAAGCCGGGGTGCCGGCCGGTGTGCTCAACGTGGTGCACGGCGGCAAGGACGTGGTGGATGCGCTATGCACCCACAAGGACATCAAGGCGGTGTCCTTCGTCGGTTCGACTGCGGTCGGCACCCACGTCTATGACCTGGCGGGCAAGCACGGCAAGCGCGTGCAATCGATGATGGGCGCCAAGAACCACGCTGTGGTCCTGCCCGACGCCAACCGCGAACAGACCCTCAATGCCCTGGTGGGTGCCGGCTTCGGCGCGGCCGGCCAGCGGTGCATGGCCACCTCGGTGGTGGTGCTGGTGGGCGCTTCGAAACAATGGCTGCCAGACCTCAAGGCCCTGGCGCAGAAGCTCAAGGTCAACGCCGGCAGCGAGCCGGGCACCGATGTGGGCCCGGTCGTGTCCAAGCGCGCCAAGGCGCGGATTCTGGAGCTGATCGAAAGCGGCGTGAAAGAAGGCGCCAAGCTGGAGCTCGATGGCCGCGACATCAAGGTTCCGGGCTACGAGCAGGGCAACTTCATCGGCCCGACCCTGTTCTCCGGGGTAACCACCGATATGCAGATCTACACCCAGGAAATCTTCGGCCCGGTGCTGGTGGTGCTGGAGGTCGACACCCTGGATCAGGCCATTGCCCTGGTCAATGCCAACCCCTTCGGCAACGGCACCGGCCTGTTCACCCAGAGCGGGGCGGCGGCGCGCAAGTTCCAGAGCGAAATCGACGTCGGCCAGGTGGGCATCAACATCCCGATTCCGGTGCCGGTGCCGTTCTTCAGCTTCACCGGTTCCCGTGGTTCCAAGCTCGGCGACCTGGGCCCCTACGGCAAGCAAGTGGTGCAGTTCTACACTCAGACCAAGACCGTCACCAGCCGCTGGTTCGACGATGACAGCGTCAATGACGGTGTGAACACCACCATCAGCCTGCGTTGA
- a CDS encoding YfiR family protein, whose product MDVAVLRTERILGWRQCVLSTILCLFSLLAIAQSEPPASASLAEQRAKAVTQVVLGILSYARWPVEPAQLRLCVVGPTEYTDDLLKGATQATGRPVLVRRLLANNPSLASECDSVYVGKLSNDERTRLFNSLIGQPVLSISEGGDQCTVGSLFCLRVGDSQVSFEVNLDSVARSGVKIHPSVLQLSRRRPAAP is encoded by the coding sequence ATGGACGTGGCTGTCTTGAGGACAGAGCGCATTTTGGGGTGGAGACAGTGTGTGCTGTCGACCATTCTCTGCCTGTTCAGCCTGTTGGCCATCGCGCAGTCGGAGCCACCGGCGTCCGCGAGCCTGGCCGAGCAACGGGCCAAGGCTGTAACCCAAGTGGTGCTGGGCATTCTCAGCTACGCTCGCTGGCCCGTGGAGCCTGCGCAACTGCGTCTGTGCGTGGTTGGCCCCACCGAATACACCGATGACCTGCTCAAGGGCGCGACCCAGGCCACCGGCCGCCCGGTGCTGGTGCGGCGTCTGCTGGCCAACAACCCGTCGTTGGCCAGTGAGTGCGATTCGGTCTATGTCGGCAAATTGTCCAATGATGAGCGTACCCGCCTGTTCAACTCGCTGATCGGGCAACCGGTGCTGAGCATCAGCGAGGGGGGCGACCAGTGCACCGTGGGCAGCCTGTTCTGCCTGCGGGTCGGCGACAGCCAGGTGTCGTTCGAGGTCAACCTGGATTCCGTGGCGCGCAGTGGGGTGAAGATTCATCCCAGCGTGCTGCAGCTTTCCCGTCGTCGTCCGGCGGCCCCATGA
- a CDS encoding cupin domain-containing protein produces MSQPITVLRDTHPLPVLDACKWEKLQGDPHTVNLNAYTSEDGSKIMGTWICTPGKWRVTYEKWEYCHFQEGYCVITPDGRDPIHLRAGDIFVVEPGMKGTWEVVETVRKYFVFA; encoded by the coding sequence ATGTCCCAACCCATCACCGTTCTTCGCGACACTCATCCGCTGCCGGTGCTCGACGCCTGCAAGTGGGAAAAACTCCAGGGCGATCCGCACACCGTCAACCTCAACGCCTACACCAGCGAGGATGGCAGCAAGATCATGGGCACCTGGATCTGCACCCCGGGCAAATGGCGGGTGACCTATGAAAAGTGGGAGTACTGCCATTTCCAGGAAGGCTATTGCGTGATCACCCCGGACGGCCGCGACCCCATCCACCTGCGCGCCGGCGATATCTTCGTGGTGGAGCCCGGGATGAAAGGCACCTGGGAAGTGGTGGAAACCGTGCGCAAGTACTTCGTCTTCGCCTGA
- a CDS encoding diguanylate cyclase domain-containing protein: protein MKLFKPNARPTLRSVIGRGHLIVALLAISMASLSLTFLGVLALRVYADHNLHLIARSISYTVEAAVVFNDSVVATEALALIASTEEVADAKVYDSQGQLLASWQRPESGFLTNLEMHVASAFLEKPISLPILHQGREIGTINVTGHGGSLLRFLLSGLVGIVLCIALSAWLALYLARRQLRGITGPLRSLADVAHAARRERAFDQRVPPAEIAELDNLGNDFNALLDELEAWQTHLQSENETLAHQASHDSLTGLPNRAFFEGRLIRALRSANKLNERMAVLFLDSDRFKEINDNFGHAAGDAVLVAVATRIRAQLREDDLVARLGGDEFAVLLTPLHRVEDAQRIADKIISSMEVPIQLPGSLSILTSLSIGIAVYPDHGATPGSLLNAADAAMYQAKRGSRGGQHTVGAELPIVQVQNRS, encoded by the coding sequence ATGAAACTGTTCAAGCCCAACGCCCGCCCTACACTGCGGTCGGTCATCGGTCGCGGCCACCTGATCGTCGCTCTGCTGGCGATCTCCATGGCCAGCCTGTCCCTGACCTTTCTCGGGGTGTTGGCCCTGCGTGTGTACGCCGATCACAACCTGCACCTGATCGCCCGCTCCATCAGCTACACCGTGGAAGCTGCAGTGGTGTTCAACGACAGTGTGGTGGCCACCGAGGCCCTGGCCCTGATCGCCTCCACCGAAGAGGTGGCCGACGCCAAGGTGTATGACAGCCAGGGCCAGTTGCTGGCCAGCTGGCAGCGCCCGGAAAGCGGCTTTCTGACCAATCTGGAAATGCACGTCGCCAGCGCCTTTCTGGAAAAGCCCATCAGCCTGCCGATCCTGCACCAGGGGCGGGAAATCGGCACCATCAATGTCACCGGCCATGGCGGCAGCCTGTTGCGGTTTCTCCTCAGTGGCCTGGTGGGCATCGTGCTGTGCATCGCCCTCAGCGCCTGGTTGGCGCTGTACCTGGCGCGCCGCCAGCTGCGGGGCATCACCGGGCCGTTGCGCAGCCTCGCCGATGTGGCGCACGCGGCCCGGCGCGAGCGGGCCTTCGATCAGCGGGTGCCGCCTGCGGAAATCGCCGAACTGGACAACCTGGGCAACGACTTCAACGCCCTGCTCGATGAGCTGGAGGCCTGGCAGACCCATCTGCAAAGCGAGAATGAAACCCTGGCCCACCAGGCCAGCCACGACAGCCTGACCGGCCTGCCCAACCGGGCGTTCTTCGAAGGCCGGCTGATCCGTGCCCTGCGCAGCGCCAACAAGCTCAACGAGCGCATGGCGGTGCTGTTTCTCGACAGCGACCGGTTCAAGGAGATCAACGATAACTTCGGCCACGCCGCCGGCGATGCGGTGCTGGTGGCTGTGGCCACGCGGATTCGCGCGCAGTTGCGCGAGGACGACCTGGTGGCGCGCCTGGGCGGGGACGAATTTGCCGTGCTGCTGACCCCGCTGCACCGGGTCGAGGATGCCCAGCGCATCGCCGACAAGATCATCAGCAGCATGGAAGTACCGATTCAACTGCCCGGCAGCCTGTCGATCCTGACATCGCTGAGTATCGGTATTGCCGTGTACCCGGATCATGGCGCGACACCGGGCAGTCTGTTGAATGCCGCCGACGCGGCCATGTACCAAGCCAAGCGCGGTTCGCGAGGCGGGCAACACACAGTGGGGGCGGAGCTCCCTATCGTTCAGGTTCAAAACAGGAGCTAA
- a CDS encoding RES family NAD+ phosphorylase — MISVPGSSTLHFWRLDAARHADSWDSGIGAELCGGRWNSKGVKAVYASADPATAILEVAVHKGFAALDSVPHVLTGALIQDPTAIYRVDENRIPNPNWLVPGIPSAGQQKFADQLLADHPFVLVPSSVSRHSWNILINPLLAKGLYQVVIQERFGLDTRLNPPSGTVASRPN, encoded by the coding sequence GTGATCAGTGTGCCGGGCAGCAGCACCCTTCACTTCTGGCGGCTGGACGCCGCCCGGCACGCCGACAGCTGGGACAGCGGCATTGGCGCCGAACTGTGTGGCGGCCGCTGGAACTCCAAGGGCGTGAAGGCGGTGTACGCCAGCGCCGACCCGGCCACGGCGATTCTGGAAGTGGCGGTGCACAAGGGTTTTGCCGCCCTGGACAGCGTGCCCCATGTACTCACCGGCGCCCTGATCCAGGACCCGACCGCCATCTACCGAGTCGATGAAAACCGTATTCCCAACCCCAACTGGCTGGTGCCGGGGATTCCCAGCGCCGGCCAGCAGAAGTTCGCCGATCAGTTGCTGGCGGACCACCCTTTCGTGCTGGTGCCCTCGTCGGTTTCCCGGCACAGCTGGAATATCCTGATCAATCCGCTGCTGGCCAAGGGGCTGTACCAGGTGGTGATCCAGGAACGCTTCGGCCTCGACACCCGCCTCAACCCTCCCTCCGGCACCGTTGCCAGCCGGCCGAACTGA
- a CDS encoding antitoxin Xre/MbcA/ParS toxin-binding domain-containing protein, producing the protein MVALTGTGLVPKRRGKLVLKEQSSDILLGGRARFDDRISIYRLTEEGIPLTAIIKFVSSVPMLKDEQVLAKIIGLSERTLHRRLKTPDEPLNPEQSARAVRFAQVLAKAEDIFGSSEEAQEWMAKPVMGLDGHKPVDLLTNPIGFELVDEFLTRLEYGVYQ; encoded by the coding sequence ATGGTCGCGCTGACAGGCACCGGCCTCGTTCCCAAGCGGCGAGGCAAACTGGTATTGAAAGAGCAGTCCTCGGACATCCTTCTGGGTGGCCGGGCACGCTTTGACGATCGTATCTCGATCTATCGCCTGACCGAGGAGGGCATCCCGCTGACGGCGATCATCAAGTTCGTCTCCTCGGTGCCCATGCTCAAGGACGAACAGGTCCTGGCCAAGATCATCGGCCTTTCCGAACGCACCCTGCACCGGCGCCTGAAAACCCCGGACGAGCCGCTGAACCCGGAACAGAGCGCCCGTGCGGTGCGCTTCGCCCAGGTGCTGGCCAAGGCCGAGGACATCTTCGGCAGCAGTGAAGAGGCCCAGGAGTGGATGGCCAAGCCGGTGATGGGCCTGGACGGCCACAAACCGGTGGACCTGCTGACCAACCCCATCGGTTTCGAACTGGTGGACGAGTTCCTCACCCGCCTGGAATACGGGGTCTATCAGTGA
- the mmsB gene encoding 3-hydroxyisobutyrate dehydrogenase, protein MNIAFIGLGNMGAPMARNLIKAGHQLNLFDLNQSVLAELAQLGGRVAASPKAAAEGAELVITMLPAAAHVRSVWLGEDGVLAGIGRGIPAVDCSTIDPQTAREVAAAAAKQGVAMADAPVSGGTGGAQAGTLTFMVGASAELFATLQPVLAQMGRNIVHCGEVGTGQIAKICNNLLLGISMIGVSEAMALGDALGIDTQVLAGIINSSTGRCWSSDTYNPWPGVIETAPASRGYTGGFGAELMLKDLGLATEAARQAHQPVVLGAVAQQLYQAMSQRGEGGKDFSAIVNSYRKPQ, encoded by the coding sequence ATGAACATTGCATTTATCGGCCTGGGCAACATGGGCGCACCCATGGCCCGCAACCTGATCAAGGCCGGCCATCAGTTGAACCTGTTCGATCTCAACCAGAGCGTGCTGGCAGAGCTGGCGCAACTGGGCGGGCGCGTCGCTGCTTCGCCCAAGGCCGCTGCCGAAGGCGCCGAACTGGTGATCACCATGCTCCCCGCGGCGGCCCATGTGCGCAGCGTCTGGCTGGGCGAGGATGGGGTGCTGGCGGGTATTGGCCGCGGCATTCCGGCGGTGGATTGCAGTACCATCGACCCACAGACCGCCCGTGAAGTGGCCGCAGCCGCCGCCAAGCAGGGCGTGGCCATGGCCGATGCACCGGTATCCGGTGGCACCGGCGGCGCCCAGGCCGGGACCCTGACCTTCATGGTCGGCGCCAGCGCCGAACTGTTCGCCACCCTGCAACCGGTGCTGGCGCAGATGGGCCGCAACATCGTGCACTGCGGTGAAGTGGGCACCGGGCAGATCGCCAAGATCTGCAACAACTTGCTGCTGGGGATTTCGATGATCGGCGTCAGCGAGGCCATGGCCCTGGGGGATGCCCTGGGCATCGACACCCAAGTGCTGGCGGGGATCATCAACAGCTCCACCGGTCGGTGCTGGAGTTCCGACACCTACAACCCGTGGCCGGGCGTGATTGAAACCGCCCCGGCGTCCCGCGGCTACACCGGCGGCTTTGGTGCCGAGCTGATGCTCAAGGACCTGGGGCTGGCCACCGAAGCCGCGCGCCAGGCCCACCAGCCGGTGGTGCTCGGTGCCGTGGCCCAGCAGCTGTACCAGGCCATGAGCCAGCGTGGGGAAGGTGGCAAGGACTTCTCGGCCATCGTCAACAGCTACCGCAAGCCGCAGTAA
- the kynB gene encoding arylformamidase, which translates to MENTPRWWDISPPLSTATPTWPGDTPFQEERVWQFGPECPVNVGRVTLSPHTGAHVDAPLHYRPDGLPIGEVPLDVYMGPCRVLHCLDSGALVQPEALLGRLENLPARVLLRTYPQAPLSAWDPDFTAVAPATVELLASLGVRLIGIDTPSLDPQQSKTMDAHNTVARHGMAILEGVVLDEVAEGDYELIALPLRFAHLDASPVRAILRPLADSFLQ; encoded by the coding sequence ATGGAAAATACACCACGCTGGTGGGATATCAGCCCGCCGTTGAGTACCGCAACCCCGACCTGGCCGGGAGATACGCCGTTCCAGGAGGAGCGCGTCTGGCAGTTCGGCCCCGAGTGCCCGGTGAATGTCGGGCGGGTGACCCTGTCGCCCCACACCGGTGCCCATGTCGATGCGCCCCTGCATTACCGGCCGGACGGCCTGCCCATCGGTGAAGTGCCGCTGGATGTCTACATGGGCCCGTGCCGGGTCCTGCACTGCCTGGACAGCGGTGCTCTGGTGCAGCCCGAGGCGTTGCTCGGGCGCCTCGAAAACTTGCCTGCGCGAGTGTTGCTGCGTACTTATCCACAGGCTCCGCTGAGTGCCTGGGACCCGGACTTTACTGCCGTTGCTCCAGCCACTGTCGAGCTGCTGGCCAGCCTCGGCGTGCGCCTGATCGGCATCGACACCCCGTCCCTCGACCCCCAGCAGTCCAAGACCATGGACGCCCACAACACCGTGGCCCGCCATGGCATGGCGATCCTCGAAGGCGTGGTTCTCGATGAGGTTGCCGAAGGCGACTACGAACTGATTGCCCTGCCACTGCGCTTCGCTCACCTGGACGCCAGTCCGGTGCGGGCGATCCTGCGCCCCCTGGCCGATTCATTCCTACAATAA